Proteins from a single region of Primulina tabacum isolate GXHZ01 chromosome 5, ASM2559414v2, whole genome shotgun sequence:
- the LOC142544281 gene encoding uncharacterized protein LOC142544281, translated as MRGVVRFSKAGKLNPRYVGPFEILERVGTLACRLALPPSMSRIHNVFHVSQLRRYIPDPSHVLEVEPLVIEGNLGEELKYEEVPIRIVDTKEQVLRRRIIPYVKVQWSNHTEREATWEIEEKVRKEYPYLFGDQANSSFEDETPHKEGGM; from the coding sequence ATGAGAGGAGTTGTCCGATTCAGTAAGGCCGGGAAATTGAACCCTCGATATGTTGGAccctttgaaatcttggaaagagTGGGCACGCTAGCATGCAGACTGGCATTACCACCAAGCATGTCAAGGAtacacaacgtgttccatgTGTCCCAACTAAGAAGGTACATTCCAGACCCGAGTCACGTATTAGAAGTAGAACCGCTCGTGATCGAAGGGAACTTGGGAGAAGAACTGAAATACGAAGAAGTTCCTATCAGAATCGTGGACACCAAGGAACAAGTCCTCAGACGACGcatcattccctacgtcaaaGTGCAGTGGTCCAATCACACTGAGCGGGAAGCAACTTGGGAAATTGAAGAGAAGGTGCGAAAGGAATATCCCTACCTATTTGGAGACCAAGCCAACtccagtttcgaggacgaaactcctCATAaagagggagggatgtga
- the LOC142544280 gene encoding uncharacterized protein LOC142544280 produces the protein MTQEEADDATEVVLGTILTQSVPAYASFDCGATHSFMSKRFAKKLGRKPDKLTEPFRIATPTSRAMETDEIHRDCKISINNQTFSADLIQLIMVDFDIILGMDWLARNNAVVDCKGKEVKLRTPNQEEIVFHGKSKGRKSLLFASQAWKAMKSEEVIYLAMVSEAKEEVELKLEDIPVVRDFPDVFPEELSGTVSDREVEFEINLVPGAAPISKAPYRMAPVELKELKEQLQ, from the coding sequence ATGACTCAGGAAGAGGCTGACGACGCAACTGAAGTCGTGTTAGGTACCATTCTAACTCAATCAGTGCCTGCTTACGCATCATTTGACTGTGGCGCTACGCACTCCTTTATGTCTAAGAGGTTTGCTAAGAAATTAGGACGTAAGCCCGATAAGCTAACCGAACCTTTCCGAATAGCCACACCTACGAGTAGAGCCATGGAAACTGATGAGATTCACAGAGATTGTAAAATCAGTATCAATAACCAGACTTTTAGCGCCGACTTGATACAGTTGATCATGGTCGATttcgacatcatcctagggatggactggttaGCAAGAAACAACGCAGTAGTAGATTGTAAGGGAAAAGAAGTCAAACTCCGAACCCCAAATCAGGAAGAAATCGTGTTTCACGGTAAATCCAAGGGACGAAAATCACTATTGTTCGCATCTCAagcttggaaagccatgaaatccGAAGAAGTCATCTACCTAGCAATGGTCAGTGAGGCAAAAGAAGAAGTCGAGCTGAAACTGGAGGACATCCCGGTGGTGAGAGATTTCCCAGATGTTTTCCCAGAAGAACTCTCAGGGACGGTCTCGGACCGCGAAGTGGAGTTCGAAATCAACCTGGTTCCCGGTGCGGCAccgatctctaaggcaccgtacagaatggcaccagtcGAACTCAAGGAGTTAAAGGAACAACTCCAATAA